CGCTGCTGTGGCTTATGCTCTTAGCCTTGCTTCATTGTTACATGCTAATAATGTCGTCTGTTGTTTTAGTGATAACTAAGTCATCTGTAACTTAAGTTTTATCGTTATATTAATTCTCTTTGGGATGTTGGATTTAGatgttttagtttggtttctgttgacCTTCACACCAAGTCTTTTCTGTGCTTTAGGTCGGCTCCTCACCACACTGAAGCCAGTAGGAAAAACCCTGTGATTATCAGCAGAGGCTTCAGGGTTTCACCAGAATTCAGgcctagaaattattttaaatggcaACTGATATGTCTCAAGGTGAACTCATCCATCCTAAGGCACTCCCACTTATAGTAGGAGCTCAGCTGATCCACGCGGACAAGTTAGGTGAGGTAGGGGCTGATGCATTCTTGAAGCTCACTCTTGGATCAACCCCTGACTTAAGGCTCTGCTGGGTTCTTCATAGATACAGAGTTCTTTtcatctcccctttcccctcaaaTTCCTTATAAAACTTTCAACCTTCTAAATTGATTCCAAATTACCTATAACTTTCAATTTGAAGTTCTGTCTAaaatactttgaatattttatgtttcactttaaaaaaaaaaaaaaaaaaaagccgggcctggtggcgcaggcctttaatcccagcactcgggaggcagaggcaggcggatttctgagttcgaggccagcctggtctgccaagtgagttccaggacagccagagctatacagagaaaccctgtctcgaaaaaccaaaaaaaaaaaaaaaaaaaacttgttaaaaGTAATTTATCTCAGATCCTGGAGTAACTTGAAGAATTCTCCTACATCTTTGATACCCAGTTAGGTCCCTTGAGAGAGACGGAAGAGAACTCTGTATGCCTGTGTGATTCTGGGCATCTTTTTTCTTAGAAAGCAGAAGATAACAACACCATGCCTATACGTCGAGCTGTGAATTCTACCCGGGAAACTCCGCCCAAGAGCAAACCTGctgaaggggaggaagaaaaaccaGGTAAAGTAAAGCAGCcacaatttaaaaagacaaaaccactCCAATTCGAAGTACTCCATAAATTTCTGAACTTATTCTCATGTTTGCAGTGAAGTGTTTAAAGCATTTGAATGGAGGGAGATGTTTGTTGTGCTGGACCTTGTGGGTAATGGAAGAGTGCATTTTCTCTTTGAAGCCTTTTGGAAAGTGAAATGTAGTTGTTCTTGAATTAAAAACAGCAATGAGGAGAAACTGGTGTGACATTTGACATAATAGTGTCCTGTGGGAGATGGCTCTGGAATTCAGGAAGGCTTGGGCCTTCAGGATGAGCAGCGGACTCATCAGGAGGCCATAGGGAAGCGTGTGGGTTATTCAGCACTGGGTGTGGTTTGCCTTAGTGGGGAAGAGATGAACCGCTCAGGTAGGTACAAGAATGGAGGCAGAATAAGTCTGTCCGCCTGCAGAACCACTTCTTCCTGCTGTTTCTAGCCCCCTGCCCTTCCTCGTGTTAGTCTCTGTCTTGtgactttcctctttctctcGTCACCCCTTTCCTTTTATATTCTCCCTGCATAGCTCAGTGGATTAGTACACCACCATTCTCTCCCTGGCCTTTTCTTTGTCTCAAAATCCTTAAGTGCTGTACTCACTTTAGGCATCTATGCCTAAAGTAGAGGGGAATGTGAAATCAGAATTTGAAAACTAATGTGGGCGGCGAGCTGATCACCACTGCATCTCTCATGGCCTCGGGTCACAGGCGATGTGGCAGAATGATGTATGACACTGTGAATACCGAAAGGTGGCTTTGAAtctgaggccagtcagggctatagcATGACACCATCCCCTAAACTACCACACAACACTTCTTACATTCTTGAGTCACTCAGAAGAAATGACAAATCTTCAGAAATTATGTCCAAATAATTATGctttacttcttttaaaacatttttttttctttgttgagacaaGAGTTTGAGGTTGACACAGCAAGCTCAGGAACTTGCTGAGTAGACAGGTGTGACCTTGAACCCTTGAACTCATATCCTCACCTCTACctaccaagtgttgggattaccatgtgtgccaccatagccaGTTCATGCTCAGTTGGGTATTTCTCACATAATGGTCTGGGTAAGCACTTGAATAGGCAACTCAGTGATTTAACAACATGGAAGAAGGTGGCAGGCTGGGTAGTGCAGTGTTAGATAgcactcatacactcatacactcatactCCAAAGCCATGTGGTGATTCATTTTAGAatgcatctttttgtttgtttggttggtttttcgagacagggtttctctgtgtagccctggctgtcctggaactcactctgtagaccaggctggcctcaaactcagaaatctgcctgcctctgcttcccaagtgctgggatcaaaggcgtgggccaccactgcccggcagaatGCATCTTTTAACTTGAACAATTGGCAGGTCTGTTAAGTAACCTGTTTTGACTTTTATTGACTATGGGGGGGCGGGGGTTCTAATGTAGCTACTTGATGCTCACCTGATGTTTTAGAACCAGATGGAAGTTCAGAGGAATCTATCTCTACTGTAGAAGAACAAGAGAATGAGACTCCACCGGCTACATCCAGTGAGGCAGAGCAGCCCAAGGGGGAGCCTGAgagtggagagaaggaagagaacgACAAGTCTGCTGAGGAACCCAAAAAGGAGTAAGCAGTCGTGCTTCCTCACTGTTGATAATTGAAGGCTCTTAGGAAAGACTGACCTCGGACTGTGTGAATGTGCTAGAACTCCTTCTTATGCTAGGGATTTATGGTTTGGGTTTGCTTTTTACAGTTACTGTTTGAAAAAGTTTCATTCTGCACGTTTATGCCAGTTGGACGTTGTAGGGTTAGTTAGATGGGATCTGAGTAAGTGCTTCCTGTTCACTTTGGAATATGTTTTTGTGCCTAGAATTCATTATAGGAACATTTGATACTTTTTAAGCTTTGATAGAATCTCAGTAAGAAAAGGTAAGAAACTACAAAAACCTGACTTGAAAGACACTTTCCATTTGTTCCTACCTCTGTGCCAACCGTGGGCTGTTTTTAAGTGCTTATTAGAATACTTAGTTACTTCATTTAGAGAGCAACATAAGCTCTGTATGGGTGACTGAGCTCTGCAGGTTAAGATTTGCAGTTGATGATTTATTCATATCTGTGTGAAGGTAGATgttgtttaagttttttttttccccccccttgGGTGAGGAGGGGACAGACACATTTGGAGCAGATCTTACTATGTGGCCTTGGCTAActtagagctcactatgtagattctgctggcttcaaacttacaatGACAGACCTCGTGTCTTGTATCTCTAGTGCTATGTTACAGGTAtttgccatcatgcctggctgccttttaaaaggaaaattggagagcaattgaggagaACAGCCAGCATTGATTGGCCTTTGCCACCGACACCTAtgagcacagacatacacactatTTCTTCTTAAATAGGAGAATAATAGTCATACCTTTCCCCTGTATTACTTAGAACGTCTTTTATTCCCATTATTAAGAGTAAGatttggagccgggcgtggtggcgcatgcctttaatcccagcactcgggaggcagaggcaggcggatttctgagttcgaggccaacctggtctacaaagtgagttccaggacagccagggctacacagagaatccctgtctcgaaaaacaaaaaaaaaaaaaaaagagtaagatttGGGCTTTTTATTGGCTGTGCCAAGTATTTTTAGGATTCCAATGCTTCTGTTAGGTGAGTGGACTACTATTACtacttaaaatgaattttatatcatCTCTAGCTTCacaatttttcattattttattttttgagacagggtttctctgtgtagccctggctgtcctggaacttgctctgtagaccaggctggcctcaaactcagcgatctgcctgcctctgcctcccaagtgctaggattaaaggcatgtacgtaccactactgcctggccaaaattttttattctttacctTGAAGGTAGTTGATGTTGTTTTACTGTTTCTGTGCTGAGAcatactttacatttttttcccccatatcCTATTGCATCTGTTGTCATGcttactaatttttattatatatatatatatatatatatatatatatatatatatatatatgaatgattatTTTGCCTGCCTGTTAGTGCATAGTACATGGCTGgtgccatggaagccagaagagggtattgaatccTTTGGGATGGTTGTGGGCCATTTTAtgtgaatcaaacccaggttctctggaagaacagctatgCTCTTATTGcttagctgtctctccagccagaATTATCACTTCAGTTTTAGAGACAGTTAATATAATTGCCCTTTTCTATGCCTAAaaggaacttttttttcctaGCTCATTATCTAAGATGACATTCTTGATTTATTTATAGTACCAGGAAATTTTTAATGTTATACTTTGtaattttttgcttcttttatgtcacctcagtataaataaataaaacttctccCCAAGAGAAAGCTTCATTTCATAGCtgtggctgtcccagaacttgggcCTAGGCTAGTTTAGCCTCTAACCTAGGGTCATtgtgctttctgagtgctggaccTACAGCCTCTAAACCCGGTTTTCCCTccatagctttttcttttttctttatatgactGTCTTTTGCTATTGGAGGGCCATTAGTTCTAGGATCCCTATAGCACCAAGATCTATAGGTGCTCAAGCCCTTCCTGTAAGCCAGTGTAGTATTCCGTGTGTAAGTTAGGTGTGTCCTCCTTTATATGTGAAGATACTTCTGATAGCCGATACAGTGTGAGTGCTTTGTATACGGTCTGCTGTGTTATTTAGTGACTAATAATAGGAAAGGAAGTTGCTGTGTTCAGTACAGAGGGTGTTTACCCCTAAAGTATATATTATCTTCCTGTGTGGCTGCAAATGTGGGAAACCTTGAATACAAAATGTTGACTGTGTCTCTTTCTGAAGTGTTCATCTTACAAAatgaaaactttgtttttaagtgaGAAGGATCAGTCTAAAgcaaaggagaagaaagtgaaaaaaacGATCCCTGCCTGGGCTACTCTCTcagccagccagctagccagGGCCCAGAAACAAGCCCCGATGGCTTCCTCCCCACGGCCCAAGATGGACGCAATCTTAACTGAGGCCATTAAGGCAAGTTGTTATTTCAAGCATTTCAACTCAGGCGTTCGctcttcattttttccttatttcaaaACAGCTATATGGTCCAGACATTGGAATTCCTGCTTTGCTTCTTACAGGAGTTTCAGCACGTGAGGCACATGATTTTCTGTTGTAATTACATTTGATGAATACCCtcttcccccgagacagggtttctttctctctgtagccctgctgtcctagaaattgctgacattgaactcagagatcctgggTGCTGGCATATTTGTTTTTACAAACTCatatcaaggggctggagagatgaattagcaattaagagcacttggaGTCTTAAAGAAAACttgggttccattctcagcactcacatcaaGCAGCTCGTGACTGTCTGTAAATACAGCTCCAGGAGCGGAGCCAGACCCCCTCTGTGAGCGCCCCAGCATACATCACATATCACATCGAAAAGAAAGTCATTAGAAAATATCCAGAATTAAAAACTACTCCCAAGTTTTATTTATACAGCTAAATCTCATATGTACTACTTTTCATACCTAAAATAAATTTcagattaataaataataaataccactgctttatttctttactaatttcaaaatattataaaaattaacctTCTTACAAAGCATTCTGAGTGGtagcacccacctttaatcccagttgcagagaggctgaggcaggtggatctgaatTCTAAACCAGACCTAGTCCACACTACAAGTTAGTCCCAgtcacaaaatggaaaaaaatgaaaagcattatGACTTCAATGTAATTTGTTGGCTTCATTAGCATATGTGGCTCTCATAGTCTTTTGGAGGTCAGGGTGGATTTCATGCAGAGGCACTAGTTGACCTTGAGCTCCCGATaagtcaaggatgactttgaattggTGACTCTTCTGCAAGATGGCAGATTTTTGCTTCCAGGACAAGCCCTAGATGAAAGTGTAATCTTATACCGCCTTTACTGTGTACATCTCGGACATCCCCGCTGCTCGGGATTGAACATCACTCCTTATACATGTTAAGCCTAagtctttctctcccctccccctttgtaTTTGAAaccagaatatttattttatttttgttcccgTATATGCCTATTTGAGTTTATTGCGTCATGCCTGTTCAGGGGCCTTTGGACGCTGGGATTGGGGTGACAGATGGTTTTAAGCTACCGTGtttgtgctgggaaccaagtctaAGTCCTCCAAGAGTGTACTGAGTCTGCTTTCCAGCCAGATTTCTagagattggtttttttttcttcctttgtttttttgagacagagtttctttgtgtaacagctctggctgtcttggaacttgccctatagtccaggttgaccttgaagtcacaaagatctgcctgcctctgcccctgcccctgcccctgcccctgcccctgcccctgcccctgcccctgcccctgcccccgagtgctagcattaaaggtgatcttcaccactgcccagcaagatcTCTGTGCTTTACATAGCCTCTCTTTAAGAATTCCCCATACAGGGCACATGGTGGTTTTATATCTGTAGGTAGGGGAAGAGCAATGGGTGCGTGCATTTGCTCAGCTCCCCCTCTGTTTATACAGCCCAGGAGTCCCGCCCAGGGGCTGGCCCCATTCACAGTGAAGATGAATCTTCCCACACTGGTTAACTTCCTGTTGTTTCTCACGTTGTGCTGAAAGACCCATTTCTATGTGGTTCTAGATCCTGTGAAGGTGACAATCAatacttttatataaatacaacctagaATTAAAGTGGTAAAGGAATTTTCATTAACTCTTAGAAAATTTATGGTTTGGGGGTTGgtggttattgttttgtttttttttgttttttttgttttNNNNNNNNNNNNNNNNNNNNNNNNNNNtctgtagaccaggctggcctcaaacttagaaatccgcctgcctctgcctcccaagtgctgggattaaaggcgtgcgccaccacgcccggcctattgttttgttttttaaagacagggtcttactctgtaacccaggttggccttgcaGAGATGCACCTACCTCCAACTCTTGAGTGGTGAGatgacaggtgtgagccaccatacccagcaattCCTGTGACTGTGAAACACTCAGATTGTTGCAGAAGCACTTGTTAGTGTTGTTTTCTACGCCTTACAAGCCTGACTGCACTGAACTGAAGCATTGTTCATCCCTCTGCCTCGTTACCACTAAGCTCACTTCTGTAGGAACTCATTTAGAAAACCATTCAGAGTCTCTAACCAAAAGTCACTAACATTCTATGTCTGGTTTGAACATCTTGCAGGCATGCTTCCAGAAGACTGGTGCATCGGTGGTTGCTATTCGAAAGTACATCATTCATAAGTACCCTTCTCTGGATCTGGAGAGAAGGGGCTATCTCCTTAAGCAAGCACTGAAGAGAGAGTTAAACAGAGGAGTCATCAAACAGGTATTCTAACACCGTAGAAAACGAGAGTACTTCATGTATCAGTTGTGCTAAGCCCATTTCTAACAATAGTTATGTGTATCcttcttttattaaaagtaaGCTGTATGGTTGAAATAATTCAGCTGGACCTAGTCTTACCACGTGAGGCTTACCTTGTAggtcactgttttcttttcttgtttgtttgtttgtttgtttgtttgagtcagggttggtttcactgtgtagccctggctgtcttggaactctctctgtagaccaggctggtctggaactcagaaatccgcctgcttcctctcctgagtactaggattaaaggtgtgtgccaccaccaactGGCTTTGTAGGtcactctgtttttttcttttaccttatttatttatttatttatttatttatttatttatttattttcatgtgcagtggtgttttgcctgcatatatgaatgtgtccgtatctctggaactggagttgcaacaGTTGTgaggtgcagggaactgaacccaattttggaagagcagccagtgctcttaaccactgagcctcttcTCAGCCCCTTGTAGGTTGCTTTTTTTTTNNNNNNNNNNNNNNNNNNNNNNNNNNNNNNNNNNNNNNNNNNNNNNNNNNNNNNNNNNNNNNNNNNNNNNNNNNNNNNNNNNNNNNNNNNNNNNNNNNNNNNNNNNNNNNNNNNNNNNNNNNNNNNNNNNtgtggatggttgtgagctaccatgtggttgctgggatttgaactcaggaccttcggaagagcagtccagtgcttttacccgctgagccatctcaccagcccttttttttttttttaatgtatgtgagtacacccttcataccagaagagggcatcagatcccattccagatggttgtgagtccccAACCTGGAtgtgaactcatgacctctggagcagtcagtgcacttaaccactgagccatctctccagccctctgcaggtcactctttgtttgtttgtttttggtcttttcaagacagggtttctctatgtagccctggctgtcctggaactcactctgtagaccaggctggcctcaaactcagaaatccatctgcctctgcctcccaagtactgggattacaggcgtgtgccaccaccgcccggctgcaGGTCACTCTTAATGGAGGTTATGCAGTCGTGTGCTTTTTTTCTGCCTGTTGTACTATTGGTTGGGTCTTTGGAGACTGGCTTATGCTTGAAATTACATAGATCTGAAAGTGATAACAAGGTTAGGGAATACTACTATTGCCATAACAAAAGACAACTTATTTTTGTGTTAGGTTTGTTGGCTCTAAAATTTGATTTATCTGACTCAGTGGGTTACTTAAAAATTAACTTGTAGGTAGACTCACCTTAATTGATTATTATATAAACTGTTAATGCCTGAGATCTAAAGAGCATCAGATGAAGCCCAAATAGAACTAAACTGGTTTCAGGAATGATCTGtgctactttttttgtttttgtttttttcgagacagggtctctctgtgtagccctggctgtcctagaactcactttgtagaccaggctcgcctcgaactcagaaatctgcctgcctctgcctcccaagtgctgggattaaaggcgtgtgccaccactgcccagctttgatCTGTGTTACTTTGTTTAGTTCTTCAAAGTATTGCTTGGAGTTGGAACAGCTTAGGGTGGGCATTAGGTTCTGGTCACCCTGCCCTGAGAAAAAGTCATGACAATCTTAAGACAGAAATGGACTTTATGTCATCAAGTGTACTCTTCAGAAGGCCACAGTGCATAAAGGGACCCATGGTAGCAGAATGAGCTCGTCCAGGACCTAGTTCATCAGGGTCCCAGAGCTGCTGGGTTCTCTGCCACGCGTCCACAGAATGCGATGGCtcagacagctcagctctgctTAGGAGCTCCCGAGGACTAGTTAATTCTACAGTATTTACTCGGTGACTCTCTGTGTTGGGTACTTACAGGTCCGTCAGTGAATAAAATGGTTCCTATTGtatggaggtttttgttttgttttgttttgttttgtctgtgtccAGCCCCAGGTCTTGACTCCTCAGCCCCAGTGTGGATCTTTGCAGAGTTAAGCAGTACTTCCTTCATTAGGTTTCCCGTCAGGCTCTGTAACCATCAGAGTGGAGTTCTTACTCACTACAGGAATAACAGAGATTTCATTCGCTTTAGGTAAAAGGAAAAGGTGCATCTGGCAGTTTTGTTGTGGTCCAGAAATCAAAAACACCTCAGAAATCCAAAAACAGAAAGGTGAGTCTGTACCAGAGTATTGCagtgctgttcctgctgctgaaGATCGAGTGTTGGCTGAGGGCCCCCTGAGCAGCACTGTTGGAAGTGTAGCCTCCCTCCCTCTAAGGCTACAGCGGTTGTGAAGAATTTCCCCAGATGAGTGAGTGCAGGACCAGATCGCAGACAGGAGCACTCCAGCCTTGCTAGGCCTGTGGGCTTCAGGGCTTTATGTTGAATTATGGGAAGCTGTATGAATTACACTATTTTTTTGTGAAATATAGTTTAATCTAAAGAGACATATGTACATTTCTGTTCAAACCAGACTCCAAATTGTACTCACATCCCTTTTGTCTTCTCACTTCTGTAAGTACTAACGCACAACACAGTTttcattgatttaaaaacaaaaaccaaaaaactttggctcaaaatttaaaagtaaaataatatttgtgCCAGTGATTAAAATCATGATGATCTGTATGATTTTTACAACTCTgaaagttttatatatttaaaattaaatttaataatttttatttttgagacctagccctggctgccctggaattgtAGGTAGCAGGCAGGCTGACAGCTGTCTGTTCTGTGAGGATGTAACGGTTGATGTTGTGTTGCAGAAGGGCTCGGCTGTGGATCCAGAACCACAAGTAAAACTAGAAGATGTTCTCCCGTTGGCTTTTACTCGACTCTGTGAACCTAAAGAAGCTTCCTACAGTCTCATCAGGAAATACGTGTCTCAGTATTACCCTAAGCTTAGAGTGGACATCAGGTATTAGCATGCTGCTCCTTACACCCCTTCTTGAAAAAGGACATAGATAAAATAGTTAAGGATTTCTTTGGGGTGAACCTGAATTAaatctttttgtatgtttgtttgtttgtttgtttgtttttttctgtgtcagATGTAaggggtttgttgttgttcttttcatattattttttaactttttttcaaagatttatttttgttatatgtaagtacactgtagctgacttcagacacaccagaagacggcatcagatcttattatggatggttgtgagctaccatgtggttgctgggatttgaactcaggacctttggaagagcagccagtgctcttacctgctgagccatctctccagcccctcttttcatAATCTTACATGATCCTAATAGAGTCTACATGTCCCTCCACAGTCAGTACCTGTGCAGGATTTGGTTCTAGGAGCCTCCTTAATATCCATAACTACTTAAGCATATGCTTTACATAGTGATGTATTTGTGAGCAATAGATACAGTGCACATCTTcctgtgtgatttcttttgtttttaagataggagctcactgtgtagcctatgCTGCCATCAAACTcagtcttctgacttctgagtaGTAGAATTACTCCTGGCTTCTGATGGACTTTGCAGTACTGATAATTAAAGCTAGGGCGTCAAGCAAGCTAAAGCAATCCTCTACCCCTTAACTATATCCTGGCtcctctttttacttttattttgatacaTTGTTACATTAAATTATCTAGACATGCCttaaacttgtgattctcctgtctcagcctgctgGTGTTATAGTCCTGCACCATTGGTCTTGTCCTCTGGTATACTTTAAATCTTCCCTAGAATATCTAAAATACCCTATATAAATGTTATGGTAATAGATTTTATAATATATGCAACAATGGAAAGGGGAAAGTGTATATTCAGTATAGGTATAGCTCTCCCGGCCCAAAATGGTTTTGAACCAGTATTGAATCAATCCTTCCTGTAGAAGGACTGATTTGAGACAGGTttggtgtagcccaggctagccacaaacttGCTATGAAATAAGATTGTCTTGAGTTGCTagtcctcttgcttctacctctgaAGTAATGGGCTCAccatgtgtaccaccacactcaagTACATATGTGCGTCTGCATTTAGACTATGTATAGGGACGTGTGTTTGTGCGTTgagatgcatgtgcacatacagagagaggttTGAAGTTGATGCTGAGAGTCTGTCTTGATTGTGCCACTGAATCCTTTGGCTAGTCTGGCTGGCTAATTTGCTCTAAGagtcccccccctcctcctttaaATTGGGAATACTGGTGGACTACCACACCCACTTGGCTTTTGTTGCATGGTGTCTGGGGTCTGAGCTTAAATCTTCATACTTAcctggcaagcattttacccattgtcttagtttcttttctgttgctgggaccATGACCAGGGCAGCATacaaaagaaaatgcttaatTGGGCTTCTGAGAtcagaggattagagtccatgatgacAGAGCAAAGACACCAGGAATGGCGCCagtcctttgaaacctcaaagtctaccctTGCAATACCTCCTAACATGgctacatctcctaatccttcccaaacagttcagcAACTGGGGACTAAGGATTCAAATGCaggagcctatggggccattctcattcaaactgccacacccacagagccatcttcacagtccctgtaattcttttcatGTGGGTTAAATGGTGGCTCCATGGTTAGGAGCGTTGGTTTCCAGTACTCGAATGGTAGCTCCCAGCTGTCTAGTTCCAAGGGGCCTGATGCTCCTCAagtaccaggcatacacatggtgcacagacagaccaacagacatacatgcacatgcacacttatgcaggcataaaaatgaataaaaaacttaaaaagaaatattttaaaaaccctcTTATTATCAACTTGAGATAATCATTTCTGTTTGTTGTGATAGCTCTGTTTTATTTAATAGTAAATAGGGACCGTGGAGATGCCTCAGAGTATAAGGTATTGCTGCCAAACCAACCCTGAGTGTGGTCCCCAGGGCCCACAAGGTAGAAAAAGAACTGCCTTTTCATGTTGTCATCTGATTTACATACATGTGCCCACAAAATAAGTTATTAAGAACTTCCTTAAAGGAAGAAGGCTTCATAACTTACATAAATAGTCTATCATTTAAACATACAATTCTGAGTactttagtatgtgtgtgtacgatttgacacagggtctcattttgtagaccaggttggccttgaattcacagaaatccacctgcctttgtttctCCCTTATGAGAGCTGAacttaaaggcatataccacagctggctttcctttcaggaaatgTAGACCAAATTGTTCCAGTTGTCACAGTTGCTCAGTTGTGGATTTATGCAGACAGTGATGTGTGCACTACTGCTGCCCTTCGTCCCTGCTCTAACCACCTCAGATTCTGAACGGTTGAAGCATTTTGGACAACATCGAACCAAAACTCAGTCCACCTCTTTGTTGAAGCTCTTTTCCCCTTTTTGTTCTGTAAGGCCATATTGCTTCTCTCAGCTATCTCCATGAAGGCctgacagactttttttttttttgagataggatctcat
Above is a window of Mus pahari chromosome 6, PAHARI_EIJ_v1.1, whole genome shotgun sequence DNA encoding:
- the Hp1bp3 gene encoding heterochromatin protein 1-binding protein 3 isoform X1, translated to MATDMSQGELIHPKALPLIVGAQLIHADKLGEKAEDNNTMPIRRAVNSTRETPPKSKPAEGEEEKPEPDGSSEESISTVEEQENETPPATSSEAEQPKGEPESGEKEENDKSAEEPKKDEKDQSKAKEKKVKKTIPAWATLSASQLARAQKQAPMASSPRPKMDAILTEAIKACFQKTGASVVAIRKYIIHKYPSLDLERRGYLLKQALKRELNRGVIKQVKGKGASGSFVVVQKSKTPQKSKNRKKGSAVDPEPQVKLEDVLPLAFTRLCEPKEASYSLIRKYVSQYYPKLRVDIRPQLLKNALQRAVERGQLEQITGKGASGTFQLKKSGEKPLLGGSLMEYAILSAIAAMNEPKTCSTTALKKYVLENHPGTNSNYQMHLLKKTLQKCEKNGWLEQISGKGFSGTFQLCFPYYPSPGVLFPKKESDGSEDEDEDEDEDESSEDSEDEEPPPKRSLQKKTPAKSQGKTASMKQRGSKPARKVPAAQRGKVRPLPKKAPPKAKTPARQARPSPSAIKKPSGSSSRKPMASARKEAKLPGKGKSAMKKSFKTKK
- the Hp1bp3 gene encoding heterochromatin protein 1-binding protein 3 isoform X2, coding for MATDMSQGELIHPKALPLIVGAQLIHADKLGEKAEDNNTMPIRRAVNSTRETPPKSKPAEGEEEKPEEQENETPPATSSEAEQPKGEPESGEKEENDKSAEEPKKDEKDQSKAKEKKVKKTIPAWATLSASQLARAQKQAPMASSPRPKMDAILTEAIKACFQKTGASVVAIRKYIIHKYPSLDLERRGYLLKQALKRELNRGVIKQVKGKGASGSFVVVQKSKTPQKSKNRKKGSAVDPEPQVKLEDVLPLAFTRLCEPKEASYSLIRKYVSQYYPKLRVDIRPQLLKNALQRAVERGQLEQITGKGASGTFQLKKSGEKPLLGGSLMEYAILSAIAAMNEPKTCSTTALKKYVLENHPGTNSNYQMHLLKKTLQKCEKNGWLEQISGKGFSGTFQLCFPYYPSPGVLFPKKESDGSEDEDEDEDEDESSEDSEDEEPPPKRSLQKKTPAKSQGKTASMKQRGSKPARKVPAAQRGKVRPLPKKAPPKAKTPARQARPSPSAIKKPSGSSSRKPMASARKEAKLPGKGKSAMKKSFKTKK
- the Hp1bp3 gene encoding heterochromatin protein 1-binding protein 3 isoform X3; translated protein: MPIRRAVNSTRETPPKSKPAEGEEEKPEPDGSSEESISTVEEQENETPPATSSEAEQPKGEPESGEKEENDKSAEEPKKDEKDQSKAKEKKVKKTIPAWATLSASQLARAQKQAPMASSPRPKMDAILTEAIKACFQKTGASVVAIRKYIIHKYPSLDLERRGYLLKQALKRELNRGVIKQVKGKGASGSFVVVQKSKTPQKSKNRKKGSAVDPEPQVKLEDVLPLAFTRLCEPKEASYSLIRKYVSQYYPKLRVDIRPQLLKNALQRAVERGQLEQITGKGASGTFQLKKSGEKPLLGGSLMEYAILSAIAAMNEPKTCSTTALKKYVLENHPGTNSNYQMHLLKKTLQKCEKNGWLEQISGKGFSGTFQLCFPYYPSPGVLFPKKESDGSEDEDEDEDEDESSEDSEDEEPPPKRSLQKKTPAKSQGKTASMKQRGSKPARKVPAAQRGKVRPLPKKAPPKAKTPARQARPSPSAIKKPSGSSSRKPMASARKEAKLPGKGKSAMKKSFKTKK